Proteins from a single region of Candidatus Aegiribacteria sp.:
- the gdhA gene encoding NADP-specific glutamate dehydrogenase: MLEELYQKVVERDPAQPEFHQAVQEVLESLEVVLEKHPEYRKARIPERIVEPERVIMFRVPWVDDDGEVHVNRGFRIEMNSAIGPYKGGLRFHPSVNLGILKFLAFEQVFKNALTTIPMGGGKGGSDFDPKGKSDLEVMRFCQSFMSELFRHIGPSTDVPAGDIGVGGREIGFLFGQYKKLKNEWSGVLTGKGLQYGGSLIRPEATGYGAVYFGEEMLKTRGDNYEGKVCLVSGSGNVAQYATEKLTELGAKVVTQSDSSGYIYDEEGIDAEKLAYIMDLKNNRRGRIKEYAEKYPSAVYTAVDPALDYNPLWNHKADCAFPSATQNEINTKDAQNLVNNGVFLVSEGANMPTVPDGVNIFIENKILYGPGKAANAGGVATSGLEMAQNATFSTWSRKEVDTKLHNIMISIHAQAKAAAEMYGEPDNYVLGANAAGFRKVADAMMAQGVV; encoded by the coding sequence ATGCTCGAAGAACTGTACCAGAAGGTAGTTGAGAGGGACCCGGCACAGCCTGAGTTTCACCAGGCCGTACAGGAAGTCCTGGAATCACTCGAGGTAGTCCTAGAGAAGCATCCCGAGTACCGCAAGGCCAGAATTCCTGAAAGAATAGTAGAACCCGAGCGGGTAATCATGTTCAGGGTTCCCTGGGTTGATGATGACGGTGAAGTCCATGTTAACCGCGGTTTCAGAATTGAAATGAACAGCGCCATCGGACCCTACAAAGGTGGGCTTCGTTTTCACCCCTCAGTAAATCTCGGCATACTGAAATTCCTGGCTTTTGAACAGGTTTTCAAGAACGCCCTTACAACCATCCCTATGGGCGGCGGTAAAGGCGGATCGGACTTCGACCCCAAAGGCAAGTCAGACCTTGAAGTAATGCGGTTCTGCCAGAGTTTCATGTCCGAGCTTTTCCGTCACATCGGGCCCAGCACAGATGTCCCTGCTGGTGATATAGGTGTAGGCGGTCGTGAGATAGGTTTCCTCTTCGGCCAGTACAAGAAACTGAAAAACGAGTGGAGCGGTGTTCTCACCGGCAAGGGTCTTCAGTACGGCGGAAGTCTGATAAGACCTGAAGCAACCGGATACGGCGCTGTATACTTCGGCGAAGAGATGCTTAAAACCCGTGGTGATAACTATGAAGGTAAAGTATGCCTTGTTTCCGGTTCAGGAAACGTCGCCCAGTACGCAACCGAAAAACTCACCGAACTCGGCGCCAAGGTTGTAACTCAGTCTGATTCCAGCGGATATATCTACGACGAAGAGGGTATCGATGCTGAGAAGCTTGCCTATATCATGGATCTCAAGAACAACCGCAGAGGCAGAATCAAGGAATACGCAGAGAAGTACCCAAGCGCCGTATACACCGCTGTTGATCCTGCACTTGACTACAATCCCCTCTGGAACCACAAGGCCGATTGCGCGTTCCCAAGCGCTACCCAGAACGAAATCAATACGAAGGACGCACAGAATCTTGTGAACAACGGCGTTTTCCTTGTCTCCGAAGGCGCCAACATGCCTACGGTTCCCGATGGAGTTAACATATTCATCGAGAATAAAATCCTCTACGGTCCGGGTAAAGCTGCAAACGCAGGCGGCGTAGCTACTTCCGGTCTTGAAATGGCGCAGAACGCCACCTTCTCAACCTGGAGCCGAAAAGAAGTCGACACAAAACTTCATAACATCATGATCAGCATTCACGCCCAGGCGAAAGCGGCAGCTGAAATGTATGGAGAACCTGATAACTACGTTCTCGGCGCGAACGCAGCCGGATTCCGTAAAGTCGCGGATGCCATGATGGCTCAGGGTGTTGTGTAG
- a CDS encoding sulfide/dihydroorotate dehydrogenase-like FAD/NAD-binding protein produces the protein MYQILHKEKLGPDIYMYRFRAPDIARYRKPGQFVIVRIAENGERIPITIADVDTDEGSVTLIVQAVGKTTLQMAQMKVGDSIPTITGPLGEPTHIEKVGRVLCVGGGIGIAPLYPVARAMKDIGNHVTSILGARSSNLLILTDLMKEASHDLIITTDDGSEGRKGLVTDAIRDLVDTGGHYDQCVTMGPPIMMKFVCMLTKELSIPTIVSLNPIMVDGTGMCGCCRVTVGDEIKFACVDGPEFDGHKVDFDELMTRLSTYRTEEKQALERYSSEVGCRLDSILEGGSR, from the coding sequence ATGTACCAGATCCTGCACAAAGAGAAACTCGGACCGGACATCTACATGTATAGATTCCGGGCACCTGATATAGCCAGATACAGAAAACCGGGCCAGTTTGTAATTGTGCGGATAGCTGAGAACGGGGAGAGAATTCCCATAACCATAGCCGATGTCGATACTGATGAAGGCAGTGTAACACTCATCGTGCAGGCTGTAGGAAAAACGACCCTCCAGATGGCTCAGATGAAAGTGGGTGATTCCATACCTACAATTACAGGGCCGCTGGGGGAACCAACACATATAGAGAAAGTCGGAAGGGTCCTCTGTGTCGGAGGAGGGATTGGTATCGCTCCCCTTTATCCTGTAGCCCGGGCAATGAAGGATATCGGTAACCATGTGACCAGCATACTTGGGGCAAGATCCTCCAACCTGCTCATACTTACCGACCTTATGAAGGAAGCAAGCCACGATCTGATAATAACCACGGATGATGGTTCGGAAGGCCGGAAGGGTCTCGTAACCGATGCAATCAGGGACCTCGTGGATACCGGTGGACACTACGATCAATGTGTAACAATGGGACCCCCGATAATGATGAAATTCGTCTGCATGCTTACTAAGGAACTGAGCATTCCAACTATCGTCAGCCTTAATCCGATTATGGTTGATGGAACCGGGATGTGCGGCTGCTGCAGAGTAACTGTGGGTGATGAGATTAAGTTCGCCTGTGTTGACGGGCCTGAATTCGATGGACATAAGGTTGATTTTGATGAACTTATGACCCGGCTATCCACCTATAGAACCGAAGAGAAGCAAGCACTGGAACGTTATTCCTCTGAAGTGGGCTGCAGGCTTGACAGTATACTGGAAGGGGGTTCACGATGA
- the gltA gene encoding NADPH-dependent glutamate synthase: MNVKDRLKIPPVEMPEQDPAVRVNNVDEVPLGYTPEMAMLEAARCLQCKTPFCIEGCPVGIDIPGFLKLIEVGDFKSAIRKMKEKNLLPAVCGRVCPQEEQCQLFCTIGKARKNPCESVMIGKLERFIADWERENGEFETPPPAQSSGKKVAIIGAGPAGLTVAGDLVKFGHEVTVFEALHKAGGVLVYGIPEFRLPKRIVQSEVDYLESLGVKFRYNYVIGKTIPVEVIVDEFDAVFIGTGAGLPRFMRVSGENLLGVLSANEYLTRANLMKAYDFPRADTPIVKGKKVITVGGGNVAMDCARTALRMGAERSLIVYRRAEEQMPARLEEIHHAKQEGVEFHLLQNPVRLVGDEKGWISGAELIKMELGEPDSSGRRRPVPIDGSEFIEDTDALIVAIGNSPNPLVPASFPDLEVTRWGGIVVNEITGQTSVQGVFAGGDIVLGAATVILAMGHGRRAARAMNLYLSSGRWVDLDKAMDLCMAEVR; encoded by the coding sequence ATGAACGTTAAGGATCGGCTGAAGATACCTCCGGTTGAAATGCCCGAGCAGGATCCGGCGGTAAGGGTAAACAACGTCGATGAGGTTCCCCTTGGATACACTCCCGAAATGGCTATGCTGGAAGCGGCAAGATGCCTCCAGTGTAAAACACCCTTCTGTATTGAAGGCTGTCCTGTGGGGATCGATATTCCCGGGTTTTTGAAGCTCATCGAAGTTGGTGATTTTAAGAGCGCTATCAGAAAAATGAAGGAGAAAAACCTTCTCCCGGCAGTGTGTGGAAGGGTCTGTCCACAGGAGGAGCAGTGTCAGCTTTTTTGTACAATCGGAAAAGCCAGAAAGAATCCATGTGAATCTGTGATGATTGGCAAGCTTGAGCGGTTCATCGCCGACTGGGAAAGGGAAAATGGAGAATTTGAAACTCCACCCCCGGCACAATCTTCAGGAAAAAAAGTCGCAATTATCGGAGCGGGTCCCGCCGGTCTTACTGTCGCGGGAGATCTCGTCAAATTCGGTCATGAAGTAACGGTTTTTGAAGCGCTTCACAAGGCTGGAGGAGTTCTGGTCTATGGAATTCCGGAGTTCAGGCTTCCAAAGAGAATAGTGCAGAGTGAAGTTGATTATCTGGAAAGTCTTGGGGTGAAATTCCGGTATAACTACGTAATAGGAAAGACTATCCCTGTAGAAGTAATTGTTGATGAATTCGATGCCGTTTTCATAGGAACCGGCGCAGGTCTTCCAAGGTTTATGAGGGTTTCCGGAGAGAACCTTCTTGGAGTGCTTTCAGCTAATGAATATCTCACCCGCGCGAATCTGATGAAGGCTTACGATTTTCCACGGGCTGATACACCCATAGTCAAGGGCAAAAAGGTAATTACAGTTGGCGGCGGGAACGTTGCCATGGACTGTGCTCGAACCGCTTTAAGAATGGGAGCTGAAAGATCGCTGATAGTATATCGAAGGGCCGAGGAACAGATGCCGGCCAGGCTGGAGGAGATCCATCACGCGAAGCAGGAGGGTGTGGAATTCCATCTTCTCCAGAACCCCGTGCGGCTGGTTGGTGATGAAAAAGGATGGATAAGCGGTGCAGAGCTTATCAAGATGGAGCTGGGTGAACCCGATTCATCTGGAAGAAGGCGGCCTGTTCCGATAGACGGAAGTGAGTTCATAGAGGACACCGACGCGCTGATAGTAGCCATCGGAAACAGTCCCAACCCGCTGGTTCCCGCCTCTTTCCCCGACCTTGAAGTAACCAGATGGGGTGGGATAGTCGTTAACGAGATAACCGGTCAGACTTCGGTACAGGGTGTATTCGCCGGAGGAGATATCGTGCTGGGCGCAGCTACAGTAATCCTGGCCATGGGACACGGACGGAGGGCAGCCAGAGCAATGAACCTTTACCTCAGCTCCGGACGCTGGGTTGATCTGGACAAGGCAATGGATCTGTGCATGGCGGAAGTTCGCTGA